A single Sphingomonas kaistensis DNA region contains:
- a CDS encoding acetyl-CoA carboxylase carboxyltransferase subunit alpha, whose protein sequence is MLTFLDFEKPIAELDSRVAELKDTARGGDLDIDHEIERLEAKSARMLKDTYSHLTPWQKTQVARHPERPHFRDYVAGLADEFVPLAGDRAFADDQAILGGLARIDGRKVMLIGHEKGSDTTSRLKHNFGMAKPEGYRKAIRLMDLADRFGLPVISLVDTPGAFPGVQAEERGQAEAIARSTERGLALGVPSIAAVVGEGGSGGAIAIAAASRVLMLEHAVYSVISPEGCASILWRTADKAADAAEAMRITAADLLSLKVIDRIVPEPLGGAHRAPAEAIANLKVAIVEELDLLAGKSPDQLRTARREKFLAIA, encoded by the coding sequence ATGCTGACCTTTCTAGACTTCGAAAAGCCGATCGCCGAACTCGATTCCCGCGTGGCGGAACTGAAGGACACCGCGCGCGGCGGCGACCTCGATATCGACCATGAGATCGAACGGCTCGAAGCCAAGAGCGCGCGGATGCTCAAGGACACTTATTCGCATCTGACCCCGTGGCAGAAGACGCAGGTCGCGCGGCATCCCGAGCGGCCGCATTTTCGCGATTACGTCGCCGGTCTGGCAGACGAATTCGTGCCGCTGGCGGGTGACCGCGCTTTCGCCGACGATCAGGCGATCCTGGGCGGGTTGGCCCGGATCGACGGGCGCAAGGTGATGCTGATCGGGCATGAGAAAGGGTCGGACACCACCAGCCGACTCAAGCATAATTTCGGCATGGCCAAGCCCGAAGGCTATCGCAAGGCGATCCGGCTGATGGATCTTGCCGATCGCTTCGGCCTGCCGGTGATCAGCCTGGTCGACACGCCGGGCGCCTTTCCGGGGGTGCAAGCCGAAGAACGCGGGCAGGCCGAAGCGATTGCTCGTTCGACCGAGCGCGGGCTGGCGCTGGGCGTGCCCTCGATTGCCGCGGTGGTGGGCGAGGGCGGCTCGGGCGGCGCGATCGCGATCGCCGCCGCGAGCCGGGTACTGATGCTCGAGCATGCGGTATATTCAGTGATCAGCCCCGAAGGCTGCGCCTCGATCCTGTGGCGTACCGCCGACAAGGCCGCCGACGCCGCCGAGGCGATGCGCATCACCGCGGCGGATTTGCTGTCGCTCAAGGTGATCGATCGGATCGTCCCCGAGCCCTTGGGCGGCGCGCATCGGGCGCCGGCGGAGGCGATCGCCAATCTCAAGGTGGCGATCGTCGAAGAGCTGGACCTTCTCGCGGGCAAGAGCCCCGATCAGCTGCGCACGGCCCGCCGCGAGAAATTCCTCGCCATCGCATGA